TTACTTCCATTCAGTATCGTTATAATTTTATCTGGTGTTATTCTGAAGGTGATGGAATCGAATGATGAGACTGGAATTTTCCTGGTCGGCCTTTTTATAGTATCATCTGTTAGTCTTATTATCTGGAATTTAATAAAAGTACAAAGGAGGGTGAAACATGGAAATTAAGACTGAAATTCAAAATATTTTAAATGTCGTTGAGGCGAAAATAGGTCGAGGTCTGAATGTGGACCATTCAAAAATGGAAATAGGATTAGATCATAACCGTAACAATCAAGCATTGACTATTAAAGTATTGTCAATTTTAGGTGGCATTTTGGCAACTCTTGCTTTTGTTGTATTTCTTTATGTAGCCAGGTTTGACAAATCTCAAACTGCTTTATATTGCTTTTCGGCTTTGTTTTTTATTCTATCACTATGGATGAATAAAAGATATGACAAAGTTCTCTTGGACACCATTTCAGTGTGTCTGTATTTATTAGGGTATGTATTATTTGGAATGGCTACTGATATTTCTAGGGTTGAACCTTTTGTATGCCATCTTTTATTCAGTCTGTTTGCTATAGCCACTTTGATAATTAGCAGGAGCTACATTCTTACTTTTATATCTGTATTGATTTTTACTGGTTCTTTAATAGCTGTAATTTTTGATTTCCATCATCCTGACCTTCTTCATGTGCTGCTTAGCATTACAGCATTAATGACGGTCAACTTTGCGCTAAATGAGGCAAAATTCTTAAAGATTAATTTTACTTCAGGAAAGCGATATCAAGCGATTCGGACTGGTCTTACTTTTTCGTATTTGATATGCCTTTATTTTGTTGGAAGAAGTTTGTCTGACGAAAATTGGGCATATAACTATATCAGTTCAGCAATTTTAATCTCCATATTGATGTGGCTGATCAATTGCTTATTAAATCGGTTCCATTGTGAAGAAATGGGGAAGAAGATATTTATTTTCATCGTTGTTTTGGTCTGTTTGGGGTTTACCGCCATTTCTCCAGCGATATCTGGATCTTTACTGTTGTTGCTGTTAAGTTTCAAAGTTAACTATAGGACAGGAGTTGCTTTGGGCATTATGGGTTTTATCTATTTCATAGGGATGTTTTATTATGATTTGAATATAACCTTACTTCAAAAATCGTTAATCATGTTTGGTTCAGGGGTATTCTTTATCCTTCTTTATTTTCTGATTTTCAAAAAATCGAATTCACATGAAAAAGCTTAATATTATTATAATCGTTTTAAACCTGATCGGTTTATTGGTTTATTTCAACTACAGCATCCGTCAGAAGGAACATATTCTTGACAATGGCCGATTGGTTTTATTGAAGTTAGCACCTGTTGATCCTCGATCATTAATGCAGGGTGATTATATGCGTCTATCATATGGCATTGGTGAGAACCTGTTTTTGGATAGTTTACCTAAAAGAGGTTATGTTGTATTAAAATTGGATGAGAACCAAGTTGGTCACGATGTTCGATTTCAACAAGGCAGAACTCCACTGAATGCTGGTGAAGTTTTGGTAGAATTTACAAGGCCAAATTCATGGAGCATCAATATTGGTGCTGAGTCTTATTTTTTCCAAGAAGGTACCGGTGAAAGATATGAAAAGGCGGAGTATGGCGGGTTAAAGGTTGATGAAAAAGGGAATAGTTTATTGGTGGGATTGTATGATGGGGATGGGGTTAGAATAGATGTGAGATATGAGATGTGAGATATGAGAAAAAGATATAGTTTGCTAATGGTGTCATAGAAGCAGTTTCCCCATCTTGTGATGCGGAATGACATGGATGTTGAAGGGAGATTCGAAAGAGATAGTTGGTGGGGACACCAACCATGGCGGGGTGATGGTCAAGAATTTGTATTCATAGCCCAAGTCTGGCCATTGCCCTGACCAACGCGCAAGACTTGAGCTAGCTCAGCTGAAGATGGTTGGTGGGGACAGCAAGTATGGCGGGGGCAAAAAATAAAAGTCTCGCTTTTGGCGAGACTTTTATTTTTTGCTGTTATTTAGAATGGCAAATCGTCATCATCTGATGAGTTTGCTGATATATCTACTGGCGGCATATCTGCGTATCCTGGAGCTTGAGCTGCTTGCGCATTATTAGCAACTTTTGTTACTCTCCATGCTACTAGGGAGTTAAAATAGGTTGTTACACCTTCTTTGTTTGTCCAAGGACGACCACGTAAGTTGAAAGAAACTTCAACTTCATCCCCTACAGACAGATTATCAAATATATTAACACGGTCTTGTGTTGACTCGAAACGAATATACTCTACAAATTGTGGGTTTTCAGCATAGGCAACGATCAAATCTCTCTTTTTGAAAGACTCAGTTACTTGTTGCGTCGCCCCTATTTCATGTACTTTTCCTCTTATTTCCATAACTTATCTATTAAACCGTAAAATTAAACATTTTTTGCTAAGAGAATAAGTAACTTTGCACAAATATGGCAGAAGTTTTCAACAAACAGGGTAAG
The Sphingobacterium daejeonense genome window above contains:
- a CDS encoding DUF4401 domain-containing protein, translated to MEIKTEIQNILNVVEAKIGRGLNVDHSKMEIGLDHNRNNQALTIKVLSILGGILATLAFVVFLYVARFDKSQTALYCFSALFFILSLWMNKRYDKVLLDTISVCLYLLGYVLFGMATDISRVEPFVCHLLFSLFAIATLIISRSYILTFISVLIFTGSLIAVIFDFHHPDLLHVLLSITALMTVNFALNEAKFLKINFTSGKRYQAIRTGLTFSYLICLYFVGRSLSDENWAYNYISSAILISILMWLINCLLNRFHCEEMGKKIFIFIVVLVCLGFTAISPAISGSLLLLLLSFKVNYRTGVALGIMGFIYFIGMFYYDLNITLLQKSLIMFGSGVFFILLYFLIFKKSNSHEKA
- a CDS encoding DUF3127 domain-containing protein produces the protein MEIRGKVHEIGATQQVTESFKKRDLIVAYAENPQFVEYIRFESTQDRVNIFDNLSVGDEVEVSFNLRGRPWTNKEGVTTYFNSLVAWRVTKVANNAQAAQAPGYADMPPVDISANSSDDDDLPF
- a CDS encoding GDYXXLXY domain-containing protein: MKKLNIIIIVLNLIGLLVYFNYSIRQKEHILDNGRLVLLKLAPVDPRSLMQGDYMRLSYGIGENLFLDSLPKRGYVVLKLDENQVGHDVRFQQGRTPLNAGEVLVEFTRPNSWSINIGAESYFFQEGTGERYEKAEYGGLKVDEKGNSLLVGLYDGDGVRIDVRYEM